The genomic segment ctttctttctttctttctttctttctttctttctttctttctttctttctcctcctcctcctcctcctcctcctcctcctcctcctcctcctcctcctcctcctcctccttctcctcctccttgttctatGTTTCTGGCGAAGGAATGAAGACGACGAATAATAATGTCTTGATTTGCTTTCATATCCTTCCGTGTAACCTTTCGGCGCGTCGTTTGTTATGAAACGTATGcaacttttcttttatgcatGCAAGTCTTTATTAGGAGCTGTCATTATGCTGGCGGGTGGTAGTTATGCCTGTCACGCtaagatgaaacacacacacacacacacacacacacacacacacacacacacacacacacacacacacacacacgtaaaaggATAAGAACTCGTTAGGTATGAGAGGAAAGTTAGCATGTCACATATATCAGATTGTATCTCTTACATtccctttacaaaaaaaaaaaaaaaaatcttacttgTGTATTAGATTAACAAAACAATTCAACCTGTACATATCTttactcccctccctcttcccctgcccTGACACCAACAGCTTTCCCGCCCCCTCTACCCCGTCCTGGACCTGTTGATAGGCATTCCCGAAGCCTCCTCAGGTGAGCGTAGAAAGTGCATTGATGATAGCTCGCGTTGGCAACCCTATCGGCGAGGTGAGCGTATATAAAGAGACTCACCTGTGCGGCGGCTAGTTGTTGCACTTGTCTCGTTGCGTTCAGCACAGCACTGTCTTGCCTGAAAATGCGAGTGTGTTTCAATGAGGCGAGCTTTTCACTGCTAAGTCTTGTTATGAGCCGCTTGGATTATTGACAGCAAGAACGGAACACTGGCGACACGCATTTGTTGGTGGTGTATCGGTGACAGTGAGCGACAAACTTTACAAGCTACTACTGCAATTACTGCATACTGCGAGAGAGAGGCTCAATTACCGTTGGTTGTGTtccaaggagagaaaggggaaaggaatttGCGGAAACTAAAACTTCTTGAATATCGCAATCATGACAGTGGAAAATTGTGGTGAGttgtctctactactactactactactactactactactactactactactactactactactactactactactactaccaccaccaccaccatcaccactaccactattactgctaGCTTCATATTCTTGcctctgttattattattattattaatattattattattattattattattattattattattattattattattattattattttaatcatctgttgtaaatattaatgaaaacaaggaaaatcattatattattgttgTATATAATCGGCATACTGCTGTGTATAATAACTTcccagtgagagaggaaaggaagttgTGCTTTTTTCATACCGATGTGGTATTTTTATAGTaaacaagcgagagagagagagagagagagagagagagagagagagagagagagagagagagtttttattgATGTAGCATGTACGTAGTTGTTTTTTGTCTTAACTCGTTTTTTTGCCTTCCTCTAATGCCGCGGTGAATGTGCAAGTCTTGGACAGCGGTCCGTCTCCGTCTAGCGAGGCTGAATGAAGGCAAATTCAGTCTTTCGTAacattgtgtttgtttttctttagtcCGGCACCAAACCCGTAGCCATATCAAGctaacatttctttctctctcctcgcttTTGGTGCTTGTGCTTCATATCCCCGCCCCCTTTCTctctaccccctctctctctctctctctctctctctctctctctctctctctctctctctctctctctctctctctctctctctctctctcgatatcaTTAATTTACATAATTATGTGAATAGGCATTTATCATCATTAGTATCATTCACTCGTGATCTACGCTGGCAAATTTAACAGTACCCTAGCAGTCATTTATTCGTGCTCGTGCCTGGCTTTATCTCTGTCAGACACCATCATTAACATCGTCAGCTTCTTTTCCTTCGGTTCATGCCCTTCTTCCATAATGCTGCGATTTATGGCACATCACAGCACACCTTGAAATCCAGCCTGGATGCTCTCTGCCATGTGGTGTGGTACAGGAAAGTCTGAGGAGCACGTTCTCGCTCCACTGATGCACAGACAAGAGAAAAGCTCAAGCCATGTGTAAactaaataaactcaaaaagcTTGACGTTTCGTACGGCAAATGTTGCCATATTTTATATATGCATCTGTTGCAAAAGTTCAAAACTTCCTTGCTTGTAGTCGTTGTCAGATTTTTCTGTATATTCCATCCTATTTAGTACAGTGATGTTCGATGTGTCAGAGGCGCACACCACGGTCTTTTTTCGCAGGATGAAATATTTGCATTCCACATCCAGCAACTTGACCAGTTGTTTAGCGAATCAGCAGGACAGACAGATAACGCGAAGAGGGCGGGGTCGTGGGTCCACACGGATTAGTTTGTGGAGTATGGCCGTAGCGATGGTGGTGTGTTGCTTGGCTGTGCACACTCTGGGTCGTGAAAGGTCCCCAGCCGAGAGAAAGTGACAGTGCGGCGCCGGGCGGAGCTTGCCACTGCCAACACAGTGCAGGACGCCAAGCCTACGTGACCACCATGGATCAAGCAGCACTGGTGCAAGGCCTCCGTCACCTCCACCGCAACCTGACTGATTCACTGATAGCGAGACGATGGATGTGTGACAGTCCCGTGACGCGAGTGTCCTTCGCCTGTCACTAAGTGTTCAAAGACATGCTTGTCTTGTAACCTAGATATGCCTCTCTCAGTTACCCATGGCCATGAGAGTAACATCAAGGAGAAGCCACAGTTACATATGAACCCATGCACTACTTACCTGCTGTGAAGCACTGCAATGGAAATTGTTTTGCTGCCGAGTGATACCATTTGTGTTTTCAATTAGCattcagacagatgaggaagAATTTCTTATCATGGAATTAGTTGTATTAGGAGTAACAGTTAAGGCAGGAATGAGAGCAGTTTCATCAGTGGCATTATTTGCTTAGTTTTTCCAAAGTGATGCACATATAAATGTTTAAATATGGGCATTGTCTTTTCAGATACTAAAAAAATCACACTGAAAAGTGACAGACTGCGAAGTCAGAAGTTATTCCATAAACTATACAAACTACATATATACTAACAGAAAGACTGTTATGCAATCCTCTGAAGACTCCTTTTGTGACTCCCACCAATATCTGTTAATGTGTCACTTATATTGTCTTTTTATATGGTGTTAGCGTCAGTTTTATGAAGTGCTCTAACACCTTTTCCTAAAACCTTACTTCTTAGCAATCATACCCTTTAACTCTTCACAATGTTAACCTACGACCTCATCACTCATGTGTATCCTGCGGCCCTTGCAGCCAGCCGCTGCGTCTCCAGTCATGAGGGCGCCAGCCGGCCTCATCGACCACGGGTAAATTCATCCAAGAGGCCTCAGCACCTCATCAGGGGTCAACAGCACCAGCCTGGCAACCACTGGAAGAGCAGGAAACGTGATCAGCAACAGCAGGCTCACCAACAGCAATATATCTTTGTCTCCAACACCTGTGACACTGAACTTGAGGAGGAATATACACCTGACCCCTACTATGATGCTGGCAACAACAATCAAATTGACATCCTTAATCTCAATCATCTGAAAGTGAGTAGTAGTATTTGAGACATAATGCTGTGGATAGATTATGATAATTCTTCTATTTTGTGTTCATATTACAGTGATATtttgaaaataatataatgCTTGAAAATTTTCAGGAAAAAGAACTCCGATCTGTTCACATCCCCGTCTCGGCCTATCCCAAGTCCCTGATCCAGTGGCCAGTAGATGGTTCAACCAAAAACAAGAGAATTTCTGAAGTAAAGAAACAGGTAAGGAATGATAACTCTTCATTATAATGACCATACTAGGTGTTATACTGTACAGGTTAAAAATTTATTATATACATATCTGGAGAGACTGAAGAATCATTGCTGATGTCATTGTATTCTCTGCAGGTTAAACTCCTTGGAAATTTGATCAAGATGACTGTAGGAGGAGCAGCTCATGCTGAGGCAGTCTCTGATGACAAGACTCCCACCAACCCTCCACCCTTCTCTGGACATGTTGACATGTCCAGAATCCCTGTCCATGACCTTGCACACTCTGCTGACGAGGCCACCATGGCAAAATGGAAAGATATTGAAGGGCAAATGAAActtgggaaaataaaagaggtgTGTATGAGTAGGATAAGGATGCTGTAAAGAAAGATTCTATTATGCTATTTGCATATAATGAGATGTGTTCAGTCAACAAACCTGTAATATGAAATCAAATTATGTATTCATAAGAATGTAGGTGCCATTTTCCTGTATAGTTTTCAAccctccttcaagagggaggtttcaagacacttatccaccaatttttgaccactgctttgacccttttatgggactggcatttcagtgggcatttttttattagatttttgttgttgcccttggccagtatccttccaacataaaaaaaaaaaaaaaacctacttaTGTTTTGGGATAAGGAGACATACAATATAACAGATTGACTTGACCAAAGAATAGATAGAGCACCACCAGCAAGGATGGGTCAGTAGTGCTTAGGGGACTGAAGACAAGCATCACGCAGCTGGTGTCCTGATAGTGGCCAAGGCTATTTATCTCCACCATCAGTCACTGatgaacaataataaagatCACATCCTTGTGCTGCAACAACTTCCTTAGTCTGAGAGAATTGTGAGAAGTTGGGTTCTCTGCATAAATGATCAGATCTTGTTAGAGAGATAACCTGGCCACACTCCTTATCACAGTCTATAAGTATCATTGATATAAGATGCAAATAATAATGATCTGATGTGTGATTCCCTGGAAGAACTGATTGTGAGCAGAAAACATGATTCTACAATTTACTATGTATATAGGAAAAAATTACTATTCACATTTTTACATGTATCTggtagaaaatgagagaaacttGTTCATGATTACAGTCAAAGATGAAAATGTATGCATCTTTCATACAGATCTGAGTTGGAAAGATTACTTGAGGCTTGACAAGTTAGGAAACCAAGTTACCATGTGGTCTTAACATTTTCTATTGTGCTTTCACTATTAATGGGTTTTATCATATTTGTACAAATGGAcctatgatgtttttttttaaatattttaaacAATTGAGAGTTACTTTGTTGCTATGCCTCAGCTTTAGAATTTTCATAGTAATTTAtccatgttttcttcctcaGGCCAAACAAATGATTCGTGACTCAGACTGGAGTATAGGAAGCCCAGCACGGGAGGATTTGTGGAGGGAGCTGTGTCGTCACCATTCCCGAGAGAAAGACTTTGACGATCAGTATTACTGGGATACAGTGAAACAAATCTATGGTTCAACAGGTGAGAACACAGTAATATAAGCAAGACATGCTGGTGGATGCTGCTCTTCTTTTATTTGCCAACAGTATCCatttaataatagaaaaataaaataaataaaatttaaaaaaacatgcaaagtcCTATTGCAATATTAGCTGGACTTTTTCGAAAAATGTACATATTATAAATGTATAGGAGGAAAACATTGATTATTCATATTGTTCAGTTTATATTGATTTGATGTGGATCTTTCAGAACTGTCTGAGTGCATGGTACAACTACCTGCCTTCATTGATGCCAACCACAAAGTGTCTCACTCCCTGTCCCCGCGTGGAGTGACTGTGTGTGAGCGAATCATCTCCCTCATCTCTTTCAACCACCCAGCCATCACCTATGCCCCAGCCCTCTATGGCCTCACATCCCTGCTGCTGCACTACATGGAAGGTTTGTTATACTTGATGCTCCTTATCACCTGTACTTCTATTGATGTTTTAATGATAAAAGTAGAATTTTTGTTATAATACTTTGAAGTTATTTATTCACTGTAGTCTTAGTCCCTGATCTATAAATAAATATCCATAATAATCTCTATTGATTTTTCCATctacttaaaaatatataaaaatactgCATCAGATTGAGATAATATTGAAGTACCAAGCATTTGCTTTATAAGTTTTATCATTActaagaaaaatgttaatttcCAGAGGTGGATGCCTATTACTGTATCTCGGCCTTGGTGGGAGGATCCCAGAGCAAATTTCTATCACAAACCAAAATTGCCTATGAAGCGCAGTGGAGAGCAGCCATGATCCTTGGCAAGAAGCACATAGTATGTATAAATAATGTCTTGCCTAAGTCACAACAGTTCATGAAATTTGACAAACTATTAATGTTTTGTGTGTAAGGTAGCAATTAATTTCCATTTATGATTAATTTTAAATCTTTTCAGAGAGGAGCATTCTCCACATTGACAAAGTTTGGGGTTCCACAAGAACAGATAGAAGAAGCTTTCCAGAACTGGATGTGGTGGATCCTGTCAGCCttgccactcacacacacagtaaggatGGATGATTAGCTGCAATTTTTTGTATCATGTATAATAACTAGAgattttatatatacttttttgagGTTAACTCAGAATTCTGATGTGTCTGTCGTTTCCCAGGTGCGTGTGATTGATTGCTATCTTTTTGAGGGTTCCAAAGTTCTCCTGCGAATTGCTTTAGCCATCTTCCATGTGTTTGTCAAGACACTAACTCATGACTCTTCAATggttgcctcccttccttcacggGGTCTCCATGAAACTCTTTACCATTTTTGCCAGAACATACAGGTATGTTAAACTTGCATCTCCTTAGGTTGTAAGAAGTGtgtcctttaaaaaaaaataaattggatTAAAATAATATTATGGTCATAGGGTTTTTGACACTATTAAAAGCCATGACAGATTCTAAGCTAGAATAACAAAGTTATGCTTATAAAGATCATCATATTGATCTTGGGTTTTAAATCACCTTGACCCTTTCAGATTACCCCTCAGAAGCTCCTGAAAACTGCCTTTGGGATTCGTGGCTTCAGCAAATCTGAAATTACTAAAGTGGTTCTCCAGACTGAGATGTTTCTAAAGAGTCAGCGAACACTTGGAGGAGCCGGAGGAGGAACAGGGCAGATGAATCCTCCTGAAACACCTTCCCTCCATCGCTCAGTTTCCCTGGAAGGTCTCCCCACCTCAGAGACCCAGAGCAACATACAGATGATgtctcacacactcaccatcaAAGAGGTGAGTTGTCTAATGCCGGTGTTGGGCAATTGAAGGGTTTGGTTCAACTGCTCTGTGTTACTTATGCTGGGGAGCTTTTATTGGCAAAGGCTTTTAATATTATCTTTAATGCTTTGCTAAATTTCTGGGAGCCTCATCCCTAAAggacagcaacaacagaaaatAACCCAATGATAGAATACTCATGTGTAATTCCTTTATGTCACttcacacttttcttgtaaCACATTTCTGCTTCCATTCTCCTGTCATATGCTACTTACTGCTTAACCTCATTTATTCTTGGGTGATCTGTCTGCAGAAATTCTTACATGTGTTGATATTCTATATATTTAACTTTTCCTCTTTGTACTTCCATACATCTGAAACACATTGAACTTCATATTCCAGTCATTGTTATCATGAGTATTCTACACCAGATACTTATCTCCCTTGCTAACTTTGTCAGATACTCTTACATTGAATATCTGATCTGCATAACTCCATTCAAGAGTTGAATAACTCAACCAAATATCATGAACAACATAAATGTGTGAAACAACCATTGTCATAATACAAATATCATGCAGGTCAAAAGTTTCAGGTTCAGGTGGTATAACAGAATAATCTGATTCTTGACTTGATAAATATTCAgaatgtgtgtgtaaatatctCTGGTTTTGTGATGCTTGGGCTGGTTTGGTATTTAAGATGTGGGGATTTTCTAACTTCTCTTGGGCCTTTTATATAAAACAGCTTACCTAACCATATAGTGTCTTGCATATTTGCTTATTAATTCCTTGTGCTCCAGTGCCTCAGAATCTGTGGTATTGATGGTGCTTCAATTTACCTCTCTTTGTGCATGCTACTAAAGGGATCTCGGTCTCCTGCCCCAAGAGTTCGGGCGATGGGACAGTACCCCATTAACAACGTCAAATCAGTGATCGTCTCTAAGGATGAGGTTTGTTGCTGTTCATAGAGATTGATAaattttttccttgtgttaaATGTACTCAGAATTGCAAGTTAAGGGTGTTAagcttatttaattttattacttAGAATTTCAGTTAGTTATATAGTGGTAGATCTGTCaggttaattttattttgtatatagtaTAATTCTATTTTGCTTTACCATTTTAATCTGATAGTTAATATAGTAATGAGAGATGGCCTTGCTATTTATGAAACTATTTTTTCCTGTCATTGTGTTGCAGGCATATTCTGAATGTCTTCTCTAATTGATTCTCCTATTTTTTAACCATCAGCTGTTGACATTGTGGTCTTGGCTGCCTATGAGGATGACAATGTACCAACCAACTCTGATCTATACAACTGAGGAACATGGCTGCTCACTCACCACCTTCTTCCAGGTGAGCACACGGAGTGCAGGACCACCACAAGTTGTACATAGTCTAAAAACCATCAATTCAGCAAATGCTTATGGAAATTCATCTTTAAAATGCTGATATGAGTATGATATAAATTATCTGAAATTAAGCTGTTTAACTGGTGTAGCTATTTAGATGGCAGCATCATATACTTCAAAATGCCACATTACAATTTTATTCTTTCCATGAACAGCGAGCAGAAAAATATGAGCCCACACTTCTCTGCATCCGCACCACAGACGACTATGTGTTTGGGGCTTACTGCTCCACAGCCTGGGCTCAAAGACACTGTAAAGATGAGTTTGGAAACTGGCAGACATACTTTGGGACAGGAGAGACATTCTTGTTCTCCCTTCGACCTACTGTTGCTAAATACCAGTGGGTGGGAATCTCAAGGCAGCAGGATGATGCTGCTGTGTCTTCAGTGGAGCATTGTGCTGAACTCTTCATGCATGCTGACAATAACATGATCACCATTGGTGGAGGGTAGGTACTTTAATTTAAATTATAATAAATTTAATGCCTAAAAGGCACATTTCAAgcattttcatcatctttcttatATCAGTAATGAATATAAAAAGGATATCAAATAGTATAAtagtatgtttttatttatgtgttaaATTCATTCTTATTTTACATTACGATTCTTTCCTTGTCTCACATTTAGTAAAGTGTTTgtttaaataagcaataaaatcataataatgataTGAATGCACAATCATTCATTCCATAATTTAATTCATGGCTCTGATTTTCTCAGGAATGGTCAGGGAATCATGCTGGACCATGAGTTGCGTTACGGCAAAACAGAACCTTGCCAGACCTTTGACAATCCTCCACTGGTACCCAATGGAGACTTTGAGGTGAAGGTCATTGAAGTTTATAGCTTGGCAAACTTATAAAAGTATTGGTTTATTAACTTAACAGTTTTGTCTGTCTTACATTTTTAGTACTATATGTATCTAGTTTCAACTAACTAAAGGTAAAAGATCAATATGAATTGATATTCATCTATTTTGAATTGTTACCAATTATTATGAAGTTTACATATCACATTTACAGTTTGGTATTAAGTATGTGTTTAGTAGTGGTATGTGAATGTTATTAGATGCCACAGTGTATTTGATTTATACTCATTTCATGTACTAGACTGCCAAATGGTGTGTCTTGGGGGAGCTGCTGTGAGTGTGTTACTTACTCAGTGAACCAGCTGTTGTGAAGGGATTTACAATGCCCTCTCATGACAGATATACAATCCTAGTCATATATTTATATACACAGTACCATTGATGAAACGGGATGGACTTCACAGAGTATTTAGTTTGCTTTACTTGTGATGAGAAGACAAGTGCACTGTACTATGGAGTAGAATCTCATGAGAGtttgagttaggttagatgaaAAAGCAATAACTGTAAACGTAGGGAGCAGTTGTGAGCATCACTGCCTCTTATCAACAATCTGAGTGTTTCATGTATAACAAATGTTTTACGTATTCAACAGTGACCTTATCATTGTGCTGCATGGATGTATTTTGCTTCAACTtttaagtgcaaaaaaaaagaagaaaaatgttaatcAAAAAGCAGTGTATATTGTACAATTATTTGCCTTATAGTGCAAATATCTCATCACACATAGTTCCTTTGTTTATTGTAAGGGTGTATTACGGAGATTATCATGTTCTGTGAATCATAACGTCCTTAATTAGAACTTAAAGCATACTTTTAAGATATAAGACCAATTATTTCTGCTCCCCACTGCAAGTCCTTAGTTCATGTAGAAGCAAAAACCATTCTAACCTGGAACTATTAAGATCTCATCTCTGCATTTCATCAGATAAGGATATACATTATTCATCTGAATTTAAGACAAAATTACATTACTCTAATTACATTTATTAGGAAAGCTGAAGTTCACAACAGAAATGTTAAATCATTGCTTTGTTTTCCTAGTCCTGAAGCCATAAAACGATCCCATAATGTTTTCAGAGGAACATGAGAATCTTTGCATGTCCAACATTACACTATACTTAATCCATTTACTAATTCAGATTTCACCAGTAATTCTTGATATTGCCTTTTTTCCAATGTGTAGTATAGCTAGcttggtgttttttgtgtcaTGCACGGTTTGTGAGTCAGTATCTGAGTGTTAAGTGTTAGTGGGGATAAAAGTCATTGTGATAAATTGTGATGTAGTGTGTGGCTAGCTATTGAATCAGTTCAAATTAAAGTATAATGTATGCTGTTATATTATTTTGAAAATAGAGTTTgtataaaggaaatattttcatattaatGTCTGCCAGACTTTGTTAGAGATTTAAGTTTCCATTAAAAACACATATGCCATAACACCAGAATCTCTTTTGTTGTTCTATTTTATACTTAAGGATTATGTTGATAAGTTTGTAGATAAAATGCTAATGGCCAGTAAGTTATAATATTGTCGTAAACAGACAGTTTCCGACAATCATGTTTTACCAATTGTTATATTGTTTTGTagcaaaggaaataaagggtgtgaaaatattttttttcatgttaatatCATTTTTAAAACCAGGataattatttctattttaacAAGACATCTTTTCtacagaaagaaatggaagcatAACTTCAAAAGAGAGTTGATTGTGTACAGCACTTGACATTCGTTCATAAAGCTTGTTTTATAATCATATGTAATTCTCAACTTCTACTCAGTCCTTTGTATGTAACTGGCTAATCACAGTAATCTACCATGATCTGTAGAAGTTGGTAGTATAGTAGAATGAAATTAAGATTTCATCCTACTTTTACTTTGTTATTTGGAAAATATATCAATTTCAATGTGGTTAGATTGTGAGTCCAGAACCACTGAGAGTGTGTCACTACTTCACTAATCAACAATATGACTACAGTGGTTGCAGTACAATTAATCATGAAATTTCATAACTTTTATGAAATTCTTAATTACTTTTAAGTTTCTGTATGAGACTTAACCTGTCAGATAATTTGTCAAGGAGTTTATAGTTCCTGTCAAAACCATCAAAATTACAGCTGACATGAAGGACAAAATACAAATACTTTAGTCTACTCGCTGGTAGAGAAATTATGCAGGAAGAATGCTACTAATGACTGATATGTTTCAtgtgtgtgaagggaaaatTGTAAACACTAAAGCATGGCACCTGTTTCACCCTACACCTGAGGTAAGGATTTTCTTGCTGAGAGGATTTATTTTAGAATTATCatgcattaaaagaaaaagtgaagcaaATTGTGTTAGACTAGATGCATAGTAATACTTTGGAAAGCAATGGTATTCACTCATTGGAGGTGAGTGAGTTATGTgttaggtaagagagagagagagagagatgtaaaataTATGTGTATCATAGGATCACTAGCAGGAGTCATAAGAGGGAGAAATGCGTCTCTGGATATAAAGACAGATTTAAGGAATAATATTCTCCTGCCAACATTGACACATGGATCAGAGAACCTGAGCGTGTGGTAGGGCACAATCGAATGCATGTTCTGTGGAAATGCGTTGTCTCTAAAGAGTATGTTGAGTGACAAGATAGGAGGGTGAGAGCGATGAGAAATGTGATGTCAGTGACCAAGCAAGTGATATAATTACAGAGTGGCgccatgaataaaaaagaacactCTGAGATGATATGACGGTCATATTGTGAGGGTGGATAGTGAggagtttgaaaaaaaaaaaaatgaatatgtgaGTGAAGTTGAAAGAGCTGATAGGAGAGGAAGGCTACTTAAAAGGCGAAGAGGTAGGGTAACGGAATACATGGAGAATAATTAATTACCCAAAGATTTGGCTATGTTACGTAAAGTTGTTCATACACTTAACGATATATAATCGTATATATTCCTTAAAATATGAGGTAATATCCAACGAATAAGTTGGACATTGATATAAAGCTAGTGATAAagaaacatctctctctctctctctctctctctctctctctctctctctctctctctctctctctctctctctctctctctctctctcggcaccaATATTTCTATTGAAAAAAATTGCTTATCATTGATGTAAAGCTATACATTTATACATATGTGCGAATATTGTATGCAGGTATTCGTTGTATTTGCGTCTAGCAAACATTATTTACtgtatactcaaaacacaaaca from the Scylla paramamosain isolate STU-SP2022 chromosome 5, ASM3559412v1, whole genome shotgun sequence genome contains:
- the LOC135100848 gene encoding GTPase-activating protein skywalker-like isoform X6, translated to MTVGGAAHAEAVSDDKTPTNPPPFSGHVDMSRIPVHDLAHSADEATMAKWKDIEGQMKLGKIKEAKQMIRDSDWSIGSPAREDLWRELCRHHSREKDFDDQYYWDTVKQIYGSTELSECMVQLPAFIDANHKVSHSLSPRGVTVCERIISLISFNHPAITYAPALYGLTSLLLHYMEEVDAYYCISALVGGSQSKFLSQTKIAYEAQWRAAMILGKKHIRGAFSTLTKFGVPQEQIEEAFQNWMWWILSALPLTHTVRVIDCYLFEGSKVLLRIALAIFHVFVKTLTHDSSMVASLPSRGLHETLYHFCQNIQITPQKLLKTAFGIRGFSKSEITKVVLQTEMFLKSQRTLGGAGGGTGQMNPPETPSLHRSVSLEGLPTSETQSNIQMMSHTLTIKEGSRSPAPRVRAMGQYPINNVKSVIVSKDELLTLWSWLPMRMTMYQPTLIYTTEEHGCSLTTFFQRAEKYEPTLLCIRTTDDYVFGAYCSTAWAQRHCKDEFGNWQTYFGTGETFLFSLRPTVAKYQWVGISRQQDDAAVSSVEHCAELFMHADNNMITIGGGNGQGIMLDHELRYGKTEPCQTFDNPPLVPNGDFEVKVIEVYSLANL
- the LOC135100848 gene encoding GTPase-activating protein skywalker-like isoform X3 translates to MLWKVEASRCVSSHEGASRPHRPRVNSSKRPQHLIRGQQHQPGNHWKSRKRDQQQQAHQQQYIFVSNTCDTELEEEYTPDPYYDAGNNNQIDILNLNHLKEKELRSVHIPVSAYPKSLIQWPVDGSTKNKRISEVKKQVKLLGNLIKMTVGGAAHAEAVSDDKTPTNPPPFSGHVDMSRIPVHDLAHSADEATMAKWKDIEGQMKLGKIKEAKQMIRDSDWSIGSPAREDLWRELCRHHSREKDFDDQYYWDTVKQIYGSTELSECMVQLPAFIDANHKVSHSLSPRGVTVCERIISLISFNHPAITYAPALYGLTSLLLHYMEEVDAYYCISALVGGSQSKFLSQTKIAYEAQWRAAMILGKKHIRGAFSTLTKFGVPQEQIEEAFQNWMWWILSALPLTHTVRVIDCYLFEGSKVLLRIALAIFHVFVKTLTHDSSMVASLPSRGLHETLYHFCQNIQITPQKLLKTAFGIRGFSKSEITKVVLQTEMFLKSQRTLGGAGGGTGQMNPPETPSLHRSVSLEGLPTSETQSNIQMMSHTLTIKEGSRSPAPRVRAMGQYPINNVKSVIVSKDELLTLWSWLPMRMTMYQPTLIYTTEEHGCSLTTFFQRAEKYEPTLLCIRTTDDYVFGAYCSTAWAQRHCKDEFGNWQTYFGTGETFLFSLRPTVAKYQWVGISRQQDDAAVSSVEHCAELFMHADNNMITIGGGNGQGIMLDHELRYGKTEPCQTFDNPPLVPNGDFEVKVIEVYSLANL
- the LOC135100848 gene encoding GTPase-activating protein skywalker-like isoform X5; translated protein: MLWKVEASRCVSSHEGASRPHRPRVNSSKRPQHLIRGQQHQPGNHWKSRKRDQQQQAHQQQYIFVSNTCDTELEEEYTPDPYYDAGNNNQIDILNLNHLKEKELRSVHIPVSAYPKSLIQWPVDGSTKNKRISEVKKQVKLLGNLIKMTVGGAAHAEAVSDDKTPTNPPPFSGHVDMSRIPVHDLAHSADEATMAKWKDIEGQMKLGKIKEAKQMIRDSDWSIGSPAREDLWRELCRHHSREKDFDDQYYWDTVKQIYGSTELSECMVQLPAFIDANHKVSHSLSPRGVTVCERIISLISFNHPAITYAPALYGLTSLLLHYMEEVDAYYCISALVGGSQSKFLSQTKIAYEAQWRAAMILGKKHIRGAFSTLTKFGVPQEQIEEAFQNWMWWILSALPLTHTVRVIDCYLFEGSKVLLRIALAIFHVFVKTLTHDSSMVASLPSRGLHETLYHFCQNIQITPQKLLKTAFGIRGFSKSEITKVVLQTEMFLKSQRTLGGAGGGTGQMNPPETPSLHRSVSLEGLPTSETQSNIQMMSHTLTIKELLTLWSWLPMRMTMYQPTLIYTTEEHGCSLTTFFQRAEKYEPTLLCIRTTDDYVFGAYCSTAWAQRHCKDEFGNWQTYFGTGETFLFSLRPTVAKYQWVGISRQQDDAAVSSVEHCAELFMHADNNMITIGGGNGQGIMLDHELRYGKTEPCQTFDNPPLVPNGDFEVKVIEVYSLANL